A stretch of Oncorhynchus gorbuscha isolate QuinsamMale2020 ecotype Even-year linkage group LG24, OgorEven_v1.0, whole genome shotgun sequence DNA encodes these proteins:
- the LOC124012281 gene encoding variant surface antigen D-like translates to MSCGATGVLWQREYYGNGSTMATGVLWQREYYGNGSTMAMGVLWQREYYGNGSTMATGVLWQREYYGNGSTMATGGTEDTEDTEGTEDTEGTEDTEGTEDTEGTEDTEDTEGTEDTEGTEDTEGTEDTEGTEDTEGTEDTEDTEGTEDTEDTEGTVHRLSIRGSDFFLSA, encoded by the exons ATGTCATGTGGGGCAACAGGAGTACTATGGCAACGGGAGTACTACGGCAACGGGAGTACTATGGCAACGGGAGTACTATGGCAACGGGAGTACTATGGCAACGGGAGTACTATGGCAATGGGAGTACTATGGCAACGGGAGTACTATGGCAACGGGAGTACTATGGCAACGGGAGTACTATGGCAACGGGAGTACTACGGCAACGGGAGTACTATGGCAACGGGA GGCACTgaggacactgaggacactgaggGCACTGAGGACACTGAGGGCACTGAGGACACTGAGGGCACTGAGGACACTGAGGGCACTgaggacactgaggacactgaggGCACTGAGGACACTGAGGGCACTGAGGACACTGAGGGCACTGAGGACACTGAGGGCACTGAGGACACTGAGGGCACTgaggacactgaggacactgagggcactgaggacactgaggacactgaggGCACTGTACACCGACTAAGCATTAGAGGAAGTGATTTCTTCCTGTCGGCCTAA